The Ignavibacteriales bacterium genome contains the following window.
TCAACAGGATACCAGGCAACCCTACCTGTTTATTGGAAAGCAACATATCAATTAACTGATGGTATTTCAAATTCAGATTCTCTACTTGATATGCATAATATGCAGGGTGGAGAATTCACACCAAGCGGTGACTTTCTCTATCTCAGTAATGGACGTGGAAGTTGCAAGGGTCAGGGGGCATCTGATGCCGGTCATCCTAATGATGGAATTAACATTTTTGACACAGGTAATTGGGATACTAAAAGTTTTCGAAGGATCAAACATTCCGTCAATCGTTGCTATGAATCGCCTGGTGTATCCGATTGTGGTCATCCATGGACCGATTGTTTTGATCTAACATACGATTTTGGTTGTGGGGCATTCGAGTCTCATTCGGATCAGCCACAAGGTCTCACGATATGGGATATCGATAAAAAAGGAGCACCCAATATGTTTGGACAGCTACATGTCCTTGTTGCCAGTATAGGTCTTGGTGGTAATATGGCACAGTTACATCATTACAATTTTCCACTTTGCTTATCCAATACTATTGCTCCTTCAATATCACGTCAGCCTAGTGATGTGTCTGCCATCAAAGGAACGCCTGCAACTTTCAGTATTTCTGCCTCGGGAAGTCGAATCCGATTCCAATGGCAAAAAGACGGTGTCAGTATATTTGGTGCAAATGAACCAACATATACTATAAAGTCTGTATGGGATTCAGACAATGGTACTACCTTCCGCTGTATTGTCTCAAACTGTACGGGAAGTGTTGTGAGTAATAGTGCCGTGTGCACTGTTCTCTTCCCGCCATCAATAACACTTCAACCCAAACGTGCGATTACAGTCCCTGCTGGTCAACCGGTCACATTCTATATCTCAGCATCCGGTGATCCGATACTGACATATCAATGGCAAAAAAATTGTGTAGATATTCCAGATGCAACCAGTCCGAGTTTCACCACACCGATGTCAGCAGTCTCCGATAGCGGCACTCGATACAGATGTATAGTAAAGAATCCGTATGGCACTGCGATTAGTAGCGAGTGTATACTGCGCGTAATTCCTCGAATCCCATCGACGAATCTAATTTTCAATTCAGGTTTTGAATCTGGAATTACTGATTGGTTTACTGCCGGCGATGTTCTTTTTGCATCCGCTGGGTATGAACAGGATAGCTCACTCTGCATTCCATTTAAACCGAATCAAACCAGATCATTATATCAGGAAAGTTTCGGTCTTGATCCATCGACTCAATACCGATTACGAGTAGCCGGGAAATCGTCGACAAATATTGACACGGTTCGAATTAAGATAATAAAAGATTCATCCCCATGGACGCTGTATTGTGATTCAATCACTATCGCAGTAACTCCAGAATGGCAATGTATTGATACGGTTCTTATGTCTAAGAATTTTAGTGGCATGATTGACAATAGCCGACTGATGATCGACTTTGGCGGTAATTCTCATGATCACTCGAAAATCGGTGATAGTCTATACTTCGATAATATCGAATTCACCCGCGTTGTTGATGGAACACCTTCCATCACTGTGCAACCGCAGGATCAATATATCATCGATGGATCATGGGCAACATTTTCCATCACTGCTACCTCTGCAACTCCGATGACCTATCAATGGTTGAAAAATGGATTCCCGATTGAGGGTGGTAACGGTTCGAGTGTGACACTCCCTCGTGCAGTTTTCGCCGATAGCGGTGCTCGCATTCGGTGCATCGTACGGAATGCAAGGGGTAGCACTTCAAGTAAAACGGTTATGATGCATGTGATTTCAGCGAATCTAATTCAAAATTCTGATTTCCAATTCGGTAAAATGCATTGGTTCCTCAGTGATACAGTCAATGGTGCATTTGATATTCACAATTTCGATCAAAATTTTGCCGCTGCTGTGAACGTTGTCCAAACAGGTAAGGATGTGCGATTATTCCAAAATAGATTCGGTTTGGGACCGGTTACGAAATTTCGGGTACGATTTCACGCAATGGCAGCTCATGAACGGGATACAGTTCAATTCTTTGTATCTTCTGAAAGTTCACCGAATGTTAAATATTCCGTTCCTTTCACCGTTATTCCGTTACGGAATGTTTGGCAACAATTTGATACAATCCTTACGACTACGAATCTTTTGAAAACTGTGGGCGATGCATGTATTAACTTTGCGTTCAAATTCGCATCTCACAGCACTGTGTATCTGGACGATGTCCGATGGGAGGTAATTGATAAGAGAATTCCATTTGTAACGCTACAACCGACAGATCAAAAGATATTTGAAGGGATGTCTGTTGCATTCGCTGCGAATGTTGTTGGGGTTCCGCCTATATCATATCAGTGGCTGAGAAATGACACCCCGATCACTGGTGAAACATCACCAAACCTCACTATGAACGCGCTCGATATTTCGGAGTCAGGAGCAAAATATCGCTGCATTTTGTCCAATCAGTACGGAAAAACCTCCACACGGTCTACTGCTTTAACAATAGTTGGAAACTTAGTGATTAATTCCGGATTTGAACAGGGGAAGATCGGGTGGAACAGCAGCGATTCGACGAAACTACTATTTTCCATGAGAGGTCCGGGATATCTGGGAAAATATGCAGTACAAATTGATGTCAACGATCCTTCAACCAAACCGACTTTTTATCAAAGTGGGATCCAGATCGAAAGCTATATGGCATACAACATCAGTTACTATGCGAGATCAGAAAAGGAATATGATACACTCGTGACATTCATTACAAGTGATACATCCTCACATGCAACATTCGTAGCTCCGATAAGATTCTACCTCGGAAAAGAATGGCGTAAGTATGATACAATCATCGTAACGAAGGATTGTTCTAATATGGTGACTGGTGCTATGCTTAATTTCTTAATACCGGGAAGCTCACATCGCAGAATTTATCTCGATGAGGTAACATTGAAACGTATAACAGGCGGAACTGCTCCGATCATTACGCGCAATCCTGTTGACCGAACAGTCACCGCAGGTGATCCTGCTACGTTCTCTATTCAGGTGATCGGTGAGGCACCACTCACGTATCACTGGCAGAAGAATGGCGTGGATATTCCGGGTGCAACTTCTCCAAGATATTCAATCCAATCCGCATCACGGAGCGATAGCGGCTCTATGTACAGGTGCTTGATTGTTAACGACTATGGAATGGTAGCAAGTGAACAGGCAAAACTCGCTGTTATTACTTCAGGAAGGATGAATGGCATTCAGGTTGTTGCGATTCAAGCCGGATGGAACATGGTCTCGGTTCCATTAACGGTTCCTGATTCCAGAAAATCAGAAATCTTCCCGATGGCAATGGGAGATGCGTATGGTTTTAATCAAATGTACGAAGTGTGTGATACGCTTCTGGCAGGGCGGGGATACTGGATTAAGTTCCCAACAACTCAGTCAATTACCATCTCGGGTTCTGTCCGCACATCCGATACTATATCAGTATCGAATGGGTGGAATCTAATCGGCTGCCCAAGCGATCCGGTTCGTGTCGAATCGATTCAATCGGAACCGGTTGGTCTTCTCACATCACAATTTTATAATTACAATGGGGAATATGTTGCTGCATCGACATTAGAACCCGGCAAAGGATATTGGGTCAAAATGATACAGCCGGGGAAACTGATTCTCAATAGTGCTTCACTCGATTCCAAAGCAATGATCAAAATATCGTCATCAGGTGAGGTTCCTCCACCTTCACCGGATGGATCGTTAGAACAGGACAACAAAGATGCTGGAATACCAAGTAAGTACGAGCTATCCCAGAATTATCCTAATCCTTTCAATCCGGTGACGACCATTAAGTATCAGTTACCGCAGGATGTTTTTGTCAGTCTGAAAGTATACAACATCCTTGGTGAGGAGGTTACAACTCTGGTATCCGGTGAGCAAACGGCAGGATACAAGTCGGTAGAGTTTGATGGCAGTATGCTTTCAACCGGAACATATATATACATGTTGAAAGCAGGAAATTATACCAACATTAAAAAATTGCTACTCCTAAAATAAACTGAAATAATTATACTTCGAAGCCCGGTCAAAGAGGGGATGATCGGGCTTTTTTGTTATGACTCTCAATATGTTAAAACGTATGTAACCTTTTTAATATCCATCCGACTATCCAATAACCTTAAGTAATTAGTTATTCGTGGATTAGTGAAAGCCCTCTTATTGAGGGCTTTTTTGTTCTCTAATACCTCCATAGAGTACGATTCTATACTGTAACCTTTTCCTTCTGTATGAGACTATACTGTAACAATAATTAACCCATACTCTCAAAGAAAGGTGACTCCGATGCAAGTTCAAGATCAAATCTTCGAAAATAATTCAATCAGCGAAGAACGCGAATACGAATGCTCCGATTGCGGAACATCAGTGCTTGAAAATGATAATGTATGCCCGCAATGTGGAGCAAGTTTAGAAGAGACAATATCTTTAGATGGAATTAACCATGATGAACGAAATAATAATCTTCAGCCTGAAGCAACTACAATTGATGGCTATGAAATCGGGGTTGGATTTCTGTGGCTCATTGGTGGAATCATCGTTACCGTGGTTACCTACAATATTGCCGCACCCGGCGGAAGCTATATTATTGCACTGGGTCCAATATTACACGGTGCTTTAAAGGTAATTAAGGGCTTATTCAGCTGATCTGAACACAACCGCACTACCTGTAACCTTTTCCTCAAACCATAGACTATCTACTTAGAAAACATTATTTAATCAACCGAAAAAGAACCAATATGCAAAAGACATACTACGAATTCCGACAACTCGAATCAACCAACGAATTAAAACAGTTCCTTTTGCTACGCTACAGTATTTATCGCGAGAGCCGATTGGCAATGTTTTCTCCCGAAAACGATTTAGGCATTGACCTTGATTGCTACGATGTTAATTCCGTTCACTTCGGTCTCTTTGAGCATTCCGACGGTATCTCGCGACCTGTTGGCTACATACGCATGATTACAGATCAACGCGGACCTTTTGCCAATGAGATAATAAGTATCGCAAGCGAATCACAGGAATTGTACAGGAAAGTAACAGATACACCAGCCGAGCCATTCCCGATCATTTCATACTGCCCTGATGGTCAGGTTATAAAAGAATTTTGTGAAAAGGTTCAATCGAGCGGAAAAAAAGTTGTTGAGGCAAGCCGATTTTCGTTAGATAAATCCATCAGGGGACATAAAATGGCAGATCATTTTCTCACGGCAATATCCGCCTCGTTTATTGTCCACGATGTCGAGTTTTCGTTAATGACTTGCCATCTGCTTCATAAAAGTTTCTATTCTGGTTTTGGATTCCGGCAGGTTGAAGGCACTGTAGATTACTACACAGAACTTTATAACTATCGCTTTTTTTGCCTTACTGGTTCAGCGGAATACTTACCGGATGCGGTGAAGGATAGAGTGCTTCAAATGGCAGAAGCATACGATACAACGGGTCGGATATGTTACTACCCCAATAATCCCGAACAGTTTTACGCGCCGCTCGATAGTTTTATTGAGAGCCGCCCGATATTCATGGCTGCATAGTTAGCCGTGTAACCTTTCTTCAGCCCGGTCGACAATTATATAGAAATTAACTAAAGAAACTATAAGGAATCATAAAATGCAAAACAAATACTACATCTTCCGAGAACCTAATAACTTCGACGAACTGAAGGCA
Protein-coding sequences here:
- a CDS encoding zinc ribbon domain-containing protein; the protein is MQVQDQIFENNSISEEREYECSDCGTSVLENDNVCPQCGASLEETISLDGINHDERNNNLQPEATTIDGYEIGVGFLWLIGGIIVTVVTYNIAAPGGSYIIALGPILHGALKVIKGLFS
- a CDS encoding T9SS type A sorting domain-containing protein gives rise to the protein MKCIQSKMFSILVLVILFNAIFLTDGFCQTTNQIPCTGEYRWLNVYPDGPVSWGEDQLEVQGITHDDANWYITATDRSGMIDQDIDNCYLWKIPVTEDLNENVFTNPNVTSVNLYQLSPLWNGNDPLSGYIHWGDLDHYQYDGVDYLTVPVTSPSKPSPAIIIFRASSLTIAGIVVLPGEPGKSQKDIGWCAVNPNSGDLYTSNDSTSIVFRYQISWGRLRSTGYQATLPVYWKATYQLTDGISNSDSLLDMHNMQGGEFTPSGDFLYLSNGRGSCKGQGASDAGHPNDGINIFDTGNWDTKSFRRIKHSVNRCYESPGVSDCGHPWTDCFDLTYDFGCGAFESHSDQPQGLTIWDIDKKGAPNMFGQLHVLVASIGLGGNMAQLHHYNFPLCLSNTIAPSISRQPSDVSAIKGTPATFSISASGSRIRFQWQKDGVSIFGANEPTYTIKSVWDSDNGTTFRCIVSNCTGSVVSNSAVCTVLFPPSITLQPKRAITVPAGQPVTFYISASGDPILTYQWQKNCVDIPDATSPSFTTPMSAVSDSGTRYRCIVKNPYGTAISSECILRVIPRIPSTNLIFNSGFESGITDWFTAGDVLFASAGYEQDSSLCIPFKPNQTRSLYQESFGLDPSTQYRLRVAGKSSTNIDTVRIKIIKDSSPWTLYCDSITIAVTPEWQCIDTVLMSKNFSGMIDNSRLMIDFGGNSHDHSKIGDSLYFDNIEFTRVVDGTPSITVQPQDQYIIDGSWATFSITATSATPMTYQWLKNGFPIEGGNGSSVTLPRAVFADSGARIRCIVRNARGSTSSKTVMMHVISANLIQNSDFQFGKMHWFLSDTVNGAFDIHNFDQNFAAAVNVVQTGKDVRLFQNRFGLGPVTKFRVRFHAMAAHERDTVQFFVSSESSPNVKYSVPFTVIPLRNVWQQFDTILTTTNLLKTVGDACINFAFKFASHSTVYLDDVRWEVIDKRIPFVTLQPTDQKIFEGMSVAFAANVVGVPPISYQWLRNDTPITGETSPNLTMNALDISESGAKYRCILSNQYGKTSTRSTALTIVGNLVINSGFEQGKIGWNSSDSTKLLFSMRGPGYLGKYAVQIDVNDPSTKPTFYQSGIQIESYMAYNISYYARSEKEYDTLVTFITSDTSSHATFVAPIRFYLGKEWRKYDTIIVTKDCSNMVTGAMLNFLIPGSSHRRIYLDEVTLKRITGGTAPIITRNPVDRTVTAGDPATFSIQVIGEAPLTYHWQKNGVDIPGATSPRYSIQSASRSDSGSMYRCLIVNDYGMVASEQAKLAVITSGRMNGIQVVAIQAGWNMVSVPLTVPDSRKSEIFPMAMGDAYGFNQMYEVCDTLLAGRGYWIKFPTTQSITISGSVRTSDTISVSNGWNLIGCPSDPVRVESIQSEPVGLLTSQFYNYNGEYVAASTLEPGKGYWVKMIQPGKLILNSASLDSKAMIKISSSGEVPPPSPDGSLEQDNKDAGIPSKYELSQNYPNPFNPVTTIKYQLPQDVFVSLKVYNILGEEVTTLVSGEQTAGYKSVEFDGSMLSTGTYIYMLKAGNYTNIKKLLLLK
- a CDS encoding GNAT family N-acetyltransferase, with protein sequence MQKTYYEFRQLESTNELKQFLLLRYSIYRESRLAMFSPENDLGIDLDCYDVNSVHFGLFEHSDGISRPVGYIRMITDQRGPFANEIISIASESQELYRKVTDTPAEPFPIISYCPDGQVIKEFCEKVQSSGKKVVEASRFSLDKSIRGHKMADHFLTAISASFIVHDVEFSLMTCHLLHKSFYSGFGFRQVEGTVDYYTELYNYRFFCLTGSAEYLPDAVKDRVLQMAEAYDTTGRICYYPNNPEQFYAPLDSFIESRPIFMAA